From the genome of Neisseria lisongii, one region includes:
- a CDS encoding type II toxin-antitoxin system VapC family toxin: protein MYLLDTNIISEMRKAKKGRANPNLTAWLAQTDSGYFYTSAIVAMELERGVLGMERKDPVQGIELRRWLDEVKSKLFTNRILPIDETTARICAAMHIPDKAPENDAWIAATARQHGLTLVTRNTADFERTGARLFNPFAAEI, encoded by the coding sequence ATGTATCTATTGGACACTAATATCATCAGCGAAATGCGTAAAGCCAAAAAAGGACGGGCAAACCCAAACCTTACCGCATGGCTGGCTCAAACAGACAGCGGGTACTTTTACACCAGCGCCATTGTTGCCATGGAATTGGAACGGGGCGTATTGGGCATGGAACGTAAAGATCCTGTGCAAGGTATAGAATTGCGCCGCTGGTTGGACGAAGTCAAATCCAAATTATTCACCAACCGCATTTTGCCGATAGACGAAACTACCGCCCGCATTTGCGCCGCCATGCACATTCCCGACAAAGCGCCTGAAAACGATGCGTGGATTGCCGCTACGGCACGGCAACACGGCTTAACTTTGGTTACCCGCAATACGGCCGATTTTGAGCGTACGGGGGCGAGACTGTTTAACCCGTTTGCAGCCGAAATCTAA
- the rsmH gene encoding 16S rRNA (cytosine(1402)-N(4))-methyltransferase RsmH has translation MSEKQEFKHITVLLHEAVDALAVKENGIYVDGTFGRGGHSRLILSKLGSQGRLIVFDKDPQAVAVAEALAAEDKRVSVVHDGFANFQTALDGLGIERIDGALFDLGISSPQIDDGERGFSFRYDAPLDMRMDPTRGLSAAQWLAQADEQEIHEVIKNYGEERFSRQIARAVVAKRAEAPIDTTRKLAQLVAENVRTRERGQDPATRTFQAVRIYINRELEEVAAVLPQAVGRLKTGGRLAVIAFHSLEDRIVKQFIKKHSRHEPLPRWVMVKDDERPQPPVKEVGKAVKPSAAEIEANPRSRSAILRIAERTDGPLTEG, from the coding sequence GTGAGTGAAAAACAGGAATTCAAACACATTACCGTGTTGCTGCATGAAGCGGTGGACGCTTTGGCAGTAAAGGAAAACGGGATTTATGTGGACGGTACGTTCGGTCGGGGCGGACATTCCCGCCTGATTTTGTCGAAATTGGGCAGCCAAGGCCGCCTGATTGTGTTCGACAAAGACCCGCAGGCGGTTGCCGTGGCCGAAGCGCTGGCAGCGGAAGACAAGCGGGTCAGCGTGGTGCATGACGGTTTTGCCAATTTTCAGACGGCCTTGGACGGCTTGGGAATCGAGCGGATTGACGGTGCGCTGTTTGACTTGGGCATTTCTTCACCGCAGATTGACGACGGCGAACGGGGGTTCAGCTTCCGCTACGATGCGCCGCTGGATATGCGCATGGACCCGACCCGGGGCCTTTCCGCCGCCCAATGGCTGGCGCAGGCAGACGAACAGGAAATACACGAGGTAATCAAAAATTATGGTGAAGAGCGGTTTAGTCGCCAGATTGCACGGGCGGTTGTCGCCAAACGTGCAGAAGCGCCGATTGATACAACCCGCAAGCTGGCGCAGCTCGTGGCGGAAAACGTCCGTACTCGCGAGCGGGGTCAGGATCCGGCCACGAGGACATTTCAAGCCGTTCGCATCTACATTAACCGTGAATTGGAAGAAGTAGCCGCCGTGTTGCCGCAGGCGGTAGGCCGTCTGAAAACCGGAGGACGTTTGGCGGTGATTGCCTTCCATTCGCTGGAAGACCGGATTGTAAAACAGTTTATTAAAAAACATTCCCGCCACGAGCCGTTGCCCCGCTGGGTGATGGTGAAAGACGACGAGCGGCCGCAACCGCCGGTGAAAGAAGTCGGCAAGGCGGTGAAGCCTTCTGCAGCGGAAATCGAAGCCAATCCCCGTTCCCGCTCCGCCATTTTGCGCATCGCCGAGCGGACCGACGGCCCGCTTACCGAAGGTTAA
- a CDS encoding UDP-N-acetylmuramoyl-L-alanyl-D-glutamate--2,6-diaminopimelate ligase yields the protein MFSRLCPLQETGFPELQYALKAGASLHSDSRRIRPGDVFIACQGEFSDGRSYIPAAVANGAAFVFWDDDGSFVWDETWNVANQGIRDLKLRAGMLAAEIYGNFSDGLTVWGVTGTNGKTSITQWLAQAADLLGGKCAVIGTVGNGFWGNLEDTTHTTPAPVDVQTLLHRFKQQGATAAAMEVSSHGLDQFRVNGVPFRSAVFTNLTRDHLDYHGTMDAYGDIKARLFYWQGLKHAVINVDDEYGAALAGRLKTGKAEADEVPQVYGYGFSETADIRITAFQAASDGMNVELDTPWGKGSCRTRLLGRFNAQNLAACVGVLCAEGHPLEKVLAVLSQIRPATGRMDCIMNAGKPLVVVDYAHTPDALEKALATLQEIKPKNAALWCVFGCGGNRDRGKRPLMGAAAAAGADKVVVTSDNPRMEEPQAIINDILPAVANPEKVEADRRAAIEFAVQQAAEHDIILIAGKGHETYQDVQGVKHHFSDFEIARAALEQR from the coding sequence ATGTTCAGCAGATTATGCCCGTTGCAGGAAACCGGTTTTCCTGAGTTGCAATACGCCCTGAAAGCAGGCGCATCCCTGCATTCCGACAGCCGCCGCATCCGCCCCGGCGATGTGTTTATCGCCTGTCAGGGCGAATTTTCAGACGGCCGCAGCTACATTCCCGCCGCCGTTGCCAACGGTGCGGCGTTTGTATTTTGGGACGACGACGGCAGCTTTGTATGGGACGAAACATGGAATGTCGCCAATCAGGGCATTCGTGATTTGAAACTGCGTGCCGGTATGCTGGCGGCCGAAATCTACGGCAACTTTTCAGACGGCCTCACCGTTTGGGGCGTAACCGGTACCAACGGCAAAACCTCCATCACGCAATGGCTGGCGCAGGCAGCAGACTTATTGGGCGGAAAATGCGCCGTGATCGGCACGGTCGGCAACGGTTTTTGGGGAAACTTGGAAGACACCACCCACACCACGCCGGCTCCGGTGGACGTGCAAACCCTGCTGCACCGTTTCAAACAGCAGGGCGCAACCGCTGCGGCAATGGAAGTGTCCAGCCATGGCTTGGATCAGTTCCGTGTCAACGGCGTACCGTTTCGCAGCGCCGTGTTTACCAACCTGACCCGCGACCATCTCGATTACCATGGCACTATGGATGCCTACGGCGACATCAAAGCCCGCCTGTTTTACTGGCAGGGCTTGAAACACGCCGTGATTAATGTTGATGACGAATACGGCGCAGCCTTGGCAGGCCGTCTGAAAACGGGCAAAGCCGAAGCAGACGAAGTGCCGCAAGTGTACGGCTACGGCTTCAGCGAAACCGCAGACATCCGCATTACCGCCTTCCAAGCTGCTTCAGACGGCATGAATGTCGAACTGGATACCCCTTGGGGCAAAGGCAGTTGCCGCACCCGCCTGCTGGGACGGTTCAACGCCCAAAATCTGGCGGCCTGCGTCGGCGTATTGTGTGCCGAAGGCCACCCGCTGGAAAAAGTATTGGCGGTGCTGTCGCAAATCCGCCCCGCCACCGGCCGCATGGACTGCATCATGAATGCAGGCAAACCTTTGGTGGTGGTCGATTATGCCCACACGCCTGATGCCTTGGAAAAAGCACTGGCAACCCTGCAGGAAATCAAACCGAAAAACGCAGCCTTATGGTGCGTGTTCGGTTGCGGCGGCAATCGGGATCGGGGCAAACGCCCGCTGATGGGCGCAGCAGCGGCGGCAGGTGCGGATAAAGTGGTGGTAACCAGCGACAATCCCCGCATGGAAGAGCCGCAGGCGATTATCAACGATATTTTACCGGCGGTGGCGAACCCCGAAAAAGTCGAAGCCGACCGCCGTGCCGCCATCGAGTTTGCCGTGCAGCAGGCAGCGGAACACGACATTATCCTGATTGCCGGCAAAGGGCATGAAACCTATCAGGACGTGCAGGGCGTGAAACACCATTTTTCCGATTTTGAAATCGCCCGAGCCGCTTTGGAACAACGTTAA
- a CDS encoding potassium/proton antiporter — protein sequence MDQLNILFFVMALLLFLSVLASRLSARLGMPLLLAFLGVGMLAGEEGLGGIKFDSFTGATLVSQLALAVILLDGGLRTQFSTFRIALKPAAVLATWGVVASVAVLGIFATFFLGVDWKLGLLMAAIVGSTDAAAVFSLLRNSGVRLHQRIQASLELESGLNDPMAILLVTMLISLIMQPQETTALSALAMLVQQLGLGVLFGLVSGKILAWLLARIPLAEGLYAILVASAGLLVFAVCNIFGGSGFLAVYLAGVMVGNARNSSTEHVLTVMDGLAWLAQATMFLVLGLLVTPSQVWETMPSAVVIAAFLMLVARPLAVYTSIKWFRYSRKELAYISWVGLRGAVPVTLAIMPLMSGVPNASLLFNVAFAVVFLSLLIQGTTIPFFARKLDMVLPEKPEPLDIREVWLAKKLSVTMQSFQVAADSQAEHAHPYAMTREPKFRNGRLFALIRNGENVRVGMNTQMQQNDIAWYVLPEEAGESFAEQFAGGELSRQEQEFYGEFVVKPDAKVGDVAFAYGLQVPEEVAGKTLVDAFREYFGDVPVAGDKLYWDGVCVTVRELDEKSNIQSFGLKMPKKEDTEKV from the coding sequence ATGGATCAATTAAATATTCTGTTTTTTGTGATGGCGCTGCTGCTGTTTCTCAGCGTATTGGCGAGCAGGCTGTCGGCACGTTTGGGGATGCCGCTGCTGCTGGCGTTTTTGGGCGTGGGGATGCTGGCGGGCGAAGAGGGCTTGGGCGGCATTAAGTTTGACAGTTTTACCGGTGCGACACTGGTCAGCCAACTGGCGTTGGCGGTGATTCTGCTTGACGGCGGTTTGCGGACGCAGTTCTCCACCTTCCGCATCGCCTTGAAACCGGCGGCGGTATTGGCAACATGGGGCGTGGTGGCGAGCGTGGCGGTGCTGGGCATATTTGCCACCTTCTTTTTGGGCGTGGATTGGAAACTGGGCTTGCTGATGGCGGCGATTGTCGGCTCGACCGATGCGGCGGCGGTGTTTTCGCTGCTGCGCAACAGCGGCGTGCGGCTGCATCAGCGGATTCAGGCTTCTCTGGAATTGGAATCGGGCCTGAACGATCCGATGGCGATTCTGCTGGTAACCATGTTAATCAGCCTGATTATGCAGCCGCAGGAAACCACGGCGCTTTCGGCGCTGGCGATGTTGGTGCAGCAGTTGGGCTTGGGCGTATTGTTCGGCTTGGTGTCGGGCAAAATTCTGGCATGGCTGCTGGCAAGAATCCCGCTGGCGGAAGGCCTGTATGCCATTTTGGTGGCGTCGGCGGGGCTGCTGGTGTTTGCCGTGTGTAATATTTTCGGCGGAAGCGGCTTTCTGGCTGTGTATCTTGCCGGTGTGATGGTCGGCAATGCCCGCAATTCTTCTACCGAACATGTTTTGACGGTGATGGACGGCTTGGCATGGCTGGCGCAGGCCACTATGTTTTTGGTACTCGGTCTGCTGGTTACACCGTCGCAGGTATGGGAAACCATGCCGTCGGCCGTCGTGATTGCCGCCTTCCTGATGCTGGTGGCACGGCCGCTGGCGGTGTACACCTCGATTAAATGGTTTCGCTACAGCCGCAAAGAATTGGCCTATATCAGCTGGGTCGGGCTGCGCGGCGCAGTGCCGGTTACTTTGGCGATTATGCCGCTGATGAGCGGCGTACCCAATGCCTCGCTGCTGTTTAACGTTGCCTTTGCCGTGGTGTTCCTGTCGCTGCTGATTCAGGGGACGACCATTCCGTTTTTTGCCAGAAAACTCGATATGGTGTTGCCCGAAAAGCCCGAACCGCTGGATATCCGTGAGGTATGGCTGGCCAAAAAACTGTCGGTTACGATGCAGTCGTTTCAGGTTGCGGCCGATTCGCAGGCGGAACACGCCCATCCGTATGCCATGACTCGCGAACCAAAATTCCGCAACGGCCGCCTGTTTGCCCTGATACGCAACGGCGAAAACGTCCGGGTCGGCATGAATACGCAGATGCAGCAAAACGATATTGCATGGTATGTTTTGCCCGAAGAAGCAGGCGAGAGCTTCGCCGAACAGTTTGCCGGTGGCGAATTGAGCCGCCAAGAGCAGGAATTTTACGGCGAATTTGTGGTGAAACCCGATGCCAAAGTCGGCGATGTCGCATTTGCCTACGGCTTGCAGGTGCCGGAAGAAGTTGCCGGTAAAACGCTGGTCGATGCGTTTCGGGAATACTTCGGCGATGTGCCGGTGGCCGGCGACAAACTCTACTGGGATGGTGTATGTGTTACCGTGCGGGAGTTGGACGAGAAAAGCAATATCCAATCCTTCGGTTTGAAAATGCCGAAAAAAGAGGATACGGAAAAAGTCTGA
- the pilB gene encoding type IV-A pilus assembly ATPase PilB, which yields MSSALLRVLTQHHILTPAQAEHYHQAAAEHQAVLPKLFADGIISPQDLAQRLAQIFHYPLLDLRDYDRSLLVKEVLSDEQMVQNRCVPLFRRGETVCLAVSDPTQIRHLQKIAFAAGVAIDLVVVADDQLSALLDWINQHSAALLQEIGDSPETGTQTLYIDNEEAEDGPIPRFIHKILSNALAAGASDIHFEFYEHSARIRFRIDGTLREVVQPPLAVRHQLASCIKVMARLDIAEKRVPQDGRIRIALQKNAAAIDFRVSTLPTVFGEKVVMRILNTDIGRLNFAELGLEPFQQTMLADAVRRPYGMVLVTGPTGSGKTLTLYACLKLLNTEGVNIATAEDPAEIHLAGINQVNVNDRQGLTFAAALRAFLRQDPDIIMVGEIRDLETADIAIKAAQTGHMVFSTLHTNNAPATLSRLLNMGVEPFNIAGSVSLIVAQRLVRRLCPDCKQPTERPPEAVLRSLGFTDEDLQQNWQPYRPVGCDHCRGKGFKGRIGIFELMPVSETVQQIILNNGTETDMLNQAAREGMTDLRRAGLLKVMQGLTSLEEVCACTND from the coding sequence ATGAGCAGCGCCCTTCTGCGTGTCCTCACGCAACACCATATCCTCACACCGGCACAGGCCGAGCATTATCATCAGGCGGCGGCGGAACATCAGGCCGTTTTGCCGAAGCTATTTGCCGATGGCATCATTTCGCCGCAGGATTTGGCGCAACGGCTGGCGCAGATTTTCCATTATCCGCTGCTGGATTTGCGGGATTACGACCGCAGTCTGTTGGTCAAAGAAGTCTTGAGCGACGAACAAATGGTGCAAAACCGCTGCGTGCCGCTGTTTCGGCGGGGCGAAACCGTGTGTCTGGCGGTTTCCGACCCGACTCAAATCCGCCATTTGCAGAAAATCGCCTTTGCCGCCGGCGTTGCTATTGATTTGGTGGTGGTAGCCGACGACCAGCTCTCGGCGCTGTTGGACTGGATCAACCAACATTCCGCCGCCCTGCTGCAGGAAATCGGCGACAGCCCCGAAACCGGCACGCAAACGCTCTACATCGACAACGAAGAAGCCGAAGACGGCCCGATTCCCCGCTTTATCCACAAAATCCTCTCCAATGCGCTGGCCGCCGGCGCATCCGACATTCATTTCGAATTTTACGAACACAGCGCCCGAATCCGTTTCCGCATTGACGGCACATTGCGCGAAGTAGTGCAGCCGCCGCTTGCCGTGCGACACCAGCTCGCCTCGTGCATCAAAGTGATGGCACGTTTGGACATTGCCGAAAAACGGGTGCCGCAAGACGGGCGTATCCGCATTGCCCTGCAGAAAAACGCAGCGGCGATTGACTTTCGGGTCAGTACTTTGCCGACCGTGTTCGGCGAAAAAGTGGTGATGCGGATTTTGAACACCGACATCGGCCGTCTGAATTTTGCCGAACTCGGCTTAGAGCCGTTCCAACAGACCATGCTCGCCGATGCCGTACGCCGTCCCTACGGCATGGTTTTGGTTACCGGCCCGACCGGTTCGGGCAAAACGCTCACACTCTATGCCTGTCTGAAGCTGCTCAACACCGAAGGTGTCAATATCGCCACCGCCGAAGATCCGGCGGAAATCCATCTGGCGGGCATCAATCAGGTCAATGTCAATGACCGACAAGGGCTGACGTTTGCCGCCGCCCTGCGGGCATTTCTGCGGCAAGACCCCGATATCATTATGGTCGGCGAAATCCGGGATTTGGAAACCGCCGACATCGCCATCAAAGCGGCGCAAACCGGCCACATGGTTTTTTCCACGCTGCACACCAACAATGCCCCCGCCACCCTCTCCCGCCTGCTGAATATGGGTGTCGAACCGTTCAACATCGCCGGTTCGGTCAGCCTGATTGTGGCGCAGCGGCTGGTGCGGCGGCTGTGTCCCGACTGCAAACAGCCCACCGAACGCCCGCCTGAAGCCGTCTTGCGCTCACTCGGTTTCACCGATGAAGATTTACAGCAAAACTGGCAACCCTACCGCCCTGTCGGTTGCGATCATTGTCGGGGCAAAGGTTTCAAAGGACGGATCGGCATTTTCGAACTCATGCCCGTCAGCGAAACCGTGCAGCAGATTATTCTCAACAACGGCACCGAAACCGATATGCTCAATCAGGCGGCTCGGGAAGGCATGACCGACCTGCGGCGTGCCGGGTTGCTCAAAGTGATGCAGGGTCTGACTTCCTTAGAAGAAGTCTGCGCCTGCACCAATGATTGA
- the mraZ gene encoding division/cell wall cluster transcriptional repressor MraZ — protein MFGGSHDLSIDSKGRLAIPAKFRELLLRQGSPSLVVTLDSRERLLMYPLQEWERVAAQLLSMKVAGNTTLQRYQNLLLHNADQLEWDSAGRILLPQNLRKRVVFEKEVTLVGRANRLELWGREQWEAEMEQALDIDADELAFQLSQTDLQL, from the coding sequence ATGTTCGGCGGTTCTCACGATTTGAGCATAGACAGCAAAGGGCGGTTGGCCATTCCGGCTAAATTCCGCGAATTGCTGCTGCGCCAAGGTTCGCCTTCGCTGGTGGTAACGCTCGATTCCCGGGAGCGGCTGCTGATGTATCCGCTGCAGGAGTGGGAACGGGTGGCGGCGCAGCTTTTGAGCATGAAAGTGGCGGGCAATACCACGTTGCAGCGTTATCAGAATCTGCTGCTGCACAATGCCGACCAGCTTGAGTGGGATAGTGCCGGCCGTATTCTGTTGCCGCAAAACCTGCGCAAGCGGGTGGTTTTTGAAAAAGAAGTAACCCTGGTGGGGCGTGCCAACCGTTTGGAACTGTGGGGACGCGAGCAATGGGAAGCAGAAATGGAACAGGCTTTGGATATTGATGCCGACGAGCTGGCTTTCCAATTGAGTCAGACGGATTTGCAGCTGTGA
- a CDS encoding peptidoglycan D,D-transpeptidase FtsI family protein, producing MLIKNEYKPQMLSRREQPKTKGCCDDNRIGMVLAVIGVAFSLLLLRGIYLNVEQGSFLRSQGDNRMVRTLNLPALRGMITDRNGATLALSAPTESLFAVPSGMDEMPSEKQLAALSEIIDVPVATIAEKLGKKNKDFLYIKRQLSQEKAEQVAALGIKGLHFEKELKRHYPMGNLFAHVIGFTNIDGKGQEGLELSREDSLSGENGAKVVLRDNKGNLVESVESERNKDPKNGSDLVLSLDQRIQTLAYEELNRAVDYHQAKAGTAIVLDAQTGEILALVNSPAYDPNDPGKAGSEQRRNRAVTDMIEPGSAMKPFTVAKALDAGKVAANERFNTLPYRLGTATVKDTHVYPNLDIRGIIQKSSNVGTSKLSAMFKPKEMYDFYHDLGVGVRMHSGFPGESAGLLRDWKKWQPIEQATMSFGYGLQLSLLQLARAYTVLTHDGVLLPVSFEKQAVAPQGKRVIKAETARKVREMMISVTEPGGTGTAGAVEGFDVGAKTGTARKLVGGRYVNNKHVGTFIGFAPAKNPRVIVAVTIDEPSAHGYYGGTVAGPVFKAVMSGSLNILGVSPTKSQPKVSADKPSA from the coding sequence ATGTTGATTAAAAACGAATATAAACCGCAAATGTTATCTCGGCGGGAACAGCCGAAAACCAAAGGTTGCTGCGACGACAACCGTATCGGTATGGTGCTGGCCGTTATCGGCGTTGCCTTTTCGCTGTTGCTGCTGCGGGGGATTTACCTGAATGTCGAACAGGGCAGTTTCCTGCGCAGTCAGGGCGACAACCGCATGGTGCGTACGCTCAACCTACCGGCGCTGCGGGGCATGATTACCGACCGCAACGGCGCAACGCTGGCATTGAGTGCGCCGACCGAATCACTGTTTGCCGTGCCTTCGGGCATGGACGAAATGCCGTCTGAAAAACAGCTTGCGGCATTGTCGGAAATTATTGATGTACCCGTTGCCACGATTGCCGAAAAACTGGGCAAGAAAAACAAAGATTTCCTTTATATCAAACGGCAGTTGAGCCAAGAAAAGGCCGAACAGGTCGCTGCTTTGGGCATCAAAGGTCTGCATTTTGAAAAAGAACTCAAACGCCATTATCCGATGGGCAACCTGTTTGCCCACGTCATCGGCTTTACCAATATCGACGGCAAAGGTCAGGAAGGTTTGGAACTATCGCGCGAAGACAGCCTGAGCGGTGAAAACGGTGCCAAAGTAGTCTTGCGCGACAACAAAGGCAACCTTGTTGAAAGCGTCGAGTCCGAGCGCAACAAAGACCCGAAAAACGGCAGCGATTTGGTGCTGTCGCTGGACCAGCGGATTCAGACGCTGGCGTATGAAGAATTAAACCGTGCCGTGGATTACCACCAAGCCAAAGCCGGTACGGCGATTGTGTTGGACGCACAAACCGGCGAAATCCTCGCTTTGGTAAACAGCCCTGCTTACGATCCCAACGATCCGGGCAAAGCCGGCAGCGAGCAGCGCCGCAACCGTGCCGTAACCGATATGATCGAGCCGGGTTCGGCGATGAAACCGTTTACCGTTGCCAAAGCCTTGGATGCCGGAAAAGTGGCCGCCAACGAACGTTTCAACACCTTGCCTTACCGCTTGGGAACGGCCACCGTGAAAGACACCCACGTTTATCCGAATCTCGATATCCGCGGCATTATCCAAAAATCGTCCAACGTCGGCACCAGCAAATTGTCCGCCATGTTCAAGCCGAAAGAAATGTATGATTTCTATCACGATTTGGGCGTAGGCGTGCGGATGCACTCAGGCTTTCCCGGTGAATCGGCAGGTTTGCTGCGGGACTGGAAAAAATGGCAGCCCATCGAGCAGGCGACCATGTCGTTCGGCTACGGTTTGCAGTTGAGCCTGCTTCAGTTGGCGAGGGCTTATACCGTTTTGACGCATGACGGCGTATTGTTGCCGGTAAGTTTTGAAAAACAGGCGGTTGCGCCGCAGGGCAAACGGGTGATTAAAGCCGAAACCGCCCGCAAAGTGCGTGAAATGATGATTTCGGTAACCGAGCCGGGCGGCACGGGTACGGCCGGTGCGGTAGAAGGCTTTGATGTCGGTGCCAAAACCGGTACCGCCCGCAAACTGGTCGGCGGCCGTTATGTCAATAATAAACACGTCGGCACATTTATCGGCTTTGCACCGGCAAAAAATCCGAGAGTGATTGTGGCGGTTACCATTGACGAACCGAGCGCACACGGCTACTACGGCGGCACGGTTGCCGGGCCGGTGTTTAAAGCCGTGATGAGCGGCAGTCTGAATATTCTGGGCGTATCGCCGACCAAATCGCAGCCCAAAGTGTCCGCCGACAAACCTTCCGCCTAA
- a CDS encoding class I SAM-dependent methyltransferase produces MKPQLPAPSAEAQAASRKLLNILTDDIRRNGDMPFSRFMEQVLYLPELGYYSGGSHKIGAAGDFITAPTLSPLFGQTLARQLSELLPQTEGNLYEFGAGTGALAATLLNSLGDTVRHYYIIEISAELAERQRQFIRQQVSAEQADKVVHLTALPDSFNGIIIGNEVLDAMPVEVVKREHGTFQRITVAAGEHGLHTAETPLTDPDLLQAAHSYFPDCEPYTSELHPAQHAFIRTLAAKLVCGGMIWIDYGFDAAQYYHPQRNSGTLIGHYRHHTVHDPFFHVGLTDLTAHVNFTDIAQAGTDGGLDLIGYTTQANFLLNLGLTDLLAQHGDSRSPEYLKAAAAAQTLINPHEMGELFKVMAFGKNLAIDWTGFRCGDICHKL; encoded by the coding sequence ATGAAGCCCCAACTGCCCGCCCCGTCCGCCGAAGCCCAAGCCGCCAGCCGGAAACTGTTGAACATCTTAACAGACGACATCCGCCGCAACGGCGACATGCCGTTTTCCCGCTTTATGGAACAGGTTTTATACCTGCCCGAACTCGGGTATTACAGCGGCGGAAGCCACAAAATCGGCGCAGCGGGCGATTTCATTACCGCCCCGACCCTCTCGCCCCTGTTCGGCCAAACCCTCGCCCGCCAACTTTCGGAGCTGCTGCCGCAAACCGAGGGCAATCTCTACGAATTCGGTGCCGGCACCGGCGCACTCGCCGCCACCCTGCTCAACAGCTTGGGCGACACTGTCCGTCATTACTACATCATCGAAATTTCCGCCGAACTGGCCGAGCGGCAACGGCAATTTATCCGCCAACAGGTTTCCGCCGAACAAGCCGACAAAGTGGTTCACCTCACCGCTCTGCCCGACAGTTTCAACGGCATCATCATCGGCAACGAAGTGCTGGATGCCATGCCGGTGGAAGTTGTCAAACGGGAACACGGCACATTCCAACGGATAACCGTCGCCGCAGGCGAACACGGCCTGCACACCGCCGAAACGCCGCTGACCGACCCCGATTTGCTGCAGGCGGCGCACAGCTATTTTCCCGACTGCGAACCCTACACCAGCGAGCTGCACCCCGCCCAACACGCCTTTATCCGCACCCTTGCCGCCAAGCTGGTTTGCGGCGGCATGATTTGGATAGACTACGGCTTCGATGCCGCCCAGTATTACCACCCGCAGCGCAACAGCGGCACCTTAATCGGCCATTACCGCCACCATACCGTCCACGATCCTTTTTTCCACGTCGGCCTGACCGACCTGACCGCCCACGTCAATTTTACCGACATCGCCCAAGCCGGTACCGATGGCGGTTTGGACTTAATCGGCTACACCACGCAGGCCAACTTCCTGCTCAATCTGGGTCTCACCGACCTGCTCGCACAACACGGCGACAGCCGCAGCCCCGAATATCTGAAAGCCGCCGCAGCCGCCCAAACCCTGATTAACCCGCACGAAATGGGCGAACTCTTCAAAGTCATGGCTTTCGGCAAAAATCTCGCCATCGACTGGACAGGCTTCCGCTGCGGCGACATCTGCCACAAGCTCTGA
- the ftsL gene encoding cell division protein FtsL yields the protein MDNNKIRKAVNIILLLAVWVSGFFVVTVQDQTRQYFVKLQTAEKQKIEMDQEFARLKLEQAKLANHKLIKVAAEHQNLKPPTAENTVMAVRPK from the coding sequence ATGGATAACAATAAAATCAGAAAAGCAGTAAACATCATTTTGCTGCTGGCGGTTTGGGTTTCAGGATTTTTCGTGGTTACGGTGCAGGATCAGACCCGCCAGTATTTTGTGAAACTGCAAACCGCCGAAAAACAGAAAATCGAAATGGATCAGGAGTTTGCTCGTTTGAAATTGGAACAGGCAAAGCTGGCGAACCACAAACTGATTAAAGTGGCCGCCGAACACCAAAACCTGAAACCGCCGACGGCGGAGAATACAGTGATGGCGGTGCGGCCGAAATAA
- a CDS encoding type II toxin-antitoxin system Phd/YefM family antitoxin: protein MQIFSSREFNQRTSQAQKAAATAPVIITHRGVPAQVLLSYADYQKLTGKPQTALEILQSIEADAADIELEIPPRSSSQRPAVEFE from the coding sequence ATGCAGATATTCAGCAGCCGTGAATTCAACCAACGTACCAGCCAAGCCCAAAAAGCGGCGGCAACTGCGCCCGTCATCATCACCCACCGAGGCGTACCGGCCCAAGTGTTGTTAAGCTATGCCGATTATCAGAAACTGACGGGCAAGCCGCAAACTGCTTTAGAAATACTGCAAAGTATCGAGGCAGACGCAGCCGATATTGAATTGGAAATCCCGCCCCGCAGTTCAAGCCAACGTCCGGCAGTGGAGTTTGAATAA